taattattttgattgtgtaatatatataaatatatacatctaTATTGTTACAAACAACTTGactaatttattgttaaaatagaactcaaatttatatggattttcattaaattaatgacatgttatatatattaataatataaaattaatctAGTGAATGTTATTGAATAaatcattgataaattttatgtcagtttacatatatacaaataatttaataatcaaaCTCACAAAACATCtatttttaacatcaatacttaataaatatgacaATGCATATTATAATAGTTTTAGTgaaaaacaaaaatataatcaatataacaatatcaCCACCAATATGTTTCTATAAGTAATtttatgtgataaaattacGGTTTATATTATTGAGGGATTCACCACCTAGCCCCTATAGGTAAAAATGTACCAGGTTTTTGGGGCAAAGCAGGCAATGGTTTTACCGTTCTAGTGTTTTTAAAGtgaatttgcaaaatataaattttccTATTATCATCCCAATGCGAGTACAATTTCTTTTTTCCAGTttcaatttccaaatttggaaCTTTAAAAGCTGAATAACACTGTAACATACCTATAGTCTCATATGGTTTGGCGGCgaataaaacaaattgataCCTACTATCAGGTGTCAATTCAACCTACATAAACATAGGTCTCACCTTTTGCTCAAAGGCTGACATGAATCTATGCTTCGGCCTCCCATCTATCTCCGTATATTCTATTTCGAATAAAAGAGCATTTTGTCCTGTTTCCGGATCTCTCATTTTTGTCACTCGATATCCAGGCCTTCCGATTTTAATCCCTCTTTTATGGGCTACAGTTTTTGGTTGTGGCAATACATTTTGAGTCAACTTTTCCTTAGCAGCCCTACGAGCTAGATTGGTCTGATGCTTTCTTCCCTGGGTGTGACTCAGATATGATGCTTCAGTGGCATGAACGGTGAGACATAATTTGCATTCTACCTGACCCGCATGATTTTTGAGGAAATAAGGGTCTTTACTAATGTCGAAAGTTTCTAAAGCTAAACGCTTGAGCCGTTCTCTGCGTTCATTTGCGATATCAGCTGCGCTGGCGGGAGCACCACTACCAGTTTTATGGCCGACTCTATTCTGGAAATCGATCATGATATGAATATGCaacaatatattgtattattatgttAGACGTTATAATTTGATACAATAATACTCAATATAGTGCACTGAATATATCTTAGGCACCACATACATGAGTAATAAATGCCTGTGCTAAATGAGAAGATTCCTTTTTATGAAACATTACTTAGACAGCTGAAAGATGACAAGTAATCAACCAATAATTTAGCCTATCAAACACAGCCAATAGTCTGGCCGCTGAACTAAATGTAGAGGCCAATAATCTGGTTAAGAGTGACCATTTATATTCTCTATACTCTAAATATGGATACAACCAATCATCGGAAGGATTTAATGAGCCTTCTAAGCTAAATGCATTACTAGAGAGTATCCACGGCGGCAATTATGGGAGTGACGATAGTTGTATACCTGATCTCAGTGAGAAGGTCTTGGATAAACAGATACAACAGAGATCCCAATTAGCCCAGGGATCCCCAAAATGGCTAACTGTTTGGATAACTGGCGAATTTGCTATGCAATCAGTAccatttgttttatttaggcatGTTTATCCTCGGCAATTTCAAGTGATTCCAGGCTTTTGGCCGTGGGAGGTGTTGGAGGATTGGCCACAGTTACACCTTTAGTGGAAGAGACAAAAAGGAGTAAGAGGTAATCATATAttagtgataataaaaatttaaagatTAAGCAgtactaaatatttataacatattcaatttatattatacattttacaAACAACCATAACTAAAGACTCCAATCCTTATAACCTTCTATATCCCCCTATCTGTTTCCTATTAtcttatataatatttaagcCTGAATTGAGTTATCATTATTACCCCAAAGTACGACGATCTACATGGTATTAAACTGGAGCTTGATTTATggaattaaaaaaattttcattggaCGCATCTCTCTAGTCCAAAGTAGGCTAAACAACGCTAATTGATCATTTATTGTACTATTTGTCTGACAAATAAACTAATCAGGACAAAATGTGTAATGGGGGTATATACTGATTTGTCTGACGATTCCATGTCATATAGAATGAAATTTCACCCATAATCATTTGAGTCACTATGATCAGTTCATATTAACtttttgatcaaatttCCAGTTGTGATGGATTGATATACATAGTTTCTATGGTATTGGTGGGAACATAGGTATAAGGATAGGTGGTAGGGGAAATGACTGAACGATACAGGGGATATAACGATGAACACATTTTAGCATCTAATTTATCTTGTATTTGTCATAAATACTTACCATTGTTATCGATAActtataaatatatcaaagCATTGCCCATTACCTTTTAACTATGTGTTTACCGTAAAATAGCCACTGgatttaattgtttatacatatttaccTACAACTACGTGCATATGTAATATAGGAAACCTTCTCCAGAGGGAGGAACCACAGTTGTTGGACATACGGGTAATGTCACTGCCCTTTCATTCCACCCACACAAGTAAATCATATATCACATAGGCCGTTGCTCATTTCCGGCGGAGAGGATAATCGCATTTTGTTGCACGAAATATCAGCCTTTGGTGTGGTGCAACGGGTAAACataattaaacatataagGGAAgtatcaataataaattcCCTATGCGTCCACCCTTGCGGCGATTTCGTGTTGGCAGGGACCAGTAGCTCCATTTTGAGGATGTATGATTTGGCTTCTGGAAAATGTTATACATGTGCTAATGCTTGGGGACAACATGAGGTAATTTGATGCTTAATATAGCCTGGAGGAATAAACGGGGTGGCAGTGACAATAGGCGGCGCCATGATAGCAACAGCGGGGCAGGATGGTGTAATAAAGGTTTGGGATGCAAAGTCACTTTCACCAATACATTCATTTGCCCAGTCTCACCGGTAAATTTGACCCAATTTAGCGGATTTGGTGTACAAAATGTATCTTTCGATGCTAGCCAAAATTACATACTATCATCGGGTCTCGATGGCGTTACTAGGCTTTGGGATTTGAGAAAACAAAGACAGGTGATATCCGTTGGCGGAAGGATACCAAGGCCTTGCATTGCCAATCTGGCAATATTTCTTCAGGATCAAAGGATGATTGGAGTGGCATCTGTTTACCAAGGGGGTAAAACTTCTTTCACATAGTGCCAAATTCAGCGGCTCAATTCTACAGTGAACTGCAAATACATTCATTATTAGATGGTAGTGTAACACTGAATTTAAGCGAAGCTCATAGTGTTTATCCAGTTTGGAGCATTAATACTTACTGCGACGAGCTGAGTTTGATCACATGTTCTGATGATGGCACTACGCGAACTTTTAGGTTATTGGAGGCGTAAAATTAACAGCTGATTGTTAAGACTCATTTTAATTCATGCCTTTAAAATCTATTCATTTATCTACACTAATTAGCATATTGTATAGATACATACATAGAAGAATGTATATaacaatacaatatatatacgCAAATATTGTATGAACATTGTGTACAGGGTTTCCATAGTTAAACTATGAATCTTGTGTAGAAATTAGTCAACTAACCAGTTCTACATTATCTTATGGTTTATAAAACCATTTAGTACAATCTTTTCCGTATCCATTTTACAAAtgtttattttacatacatCTAAGCATTTACTTTAACAACAATTTCAACCACTCGATTGCACAGATAAGATGCCAGGTGGCTTAGTGATTCTAAAATGTATGCGTTTATATTGTTGCTAAATATGCCATTCGGTAATGCGTGGCCCGTGATGAATAACGACATCAGGGGAGTGTTTGTAGCACATGAACTGGTGGCCAACGGTAACTACTGTAAAATTTAGCGATGTGCAGTAGTAATACAAGTAACATTgagtatataaaattgtgcaACAAATGTAATAAGATTACTATTTACAGCGCCGATTTATCACTGACAGCATTTGAATCAGCCGCATCAGCTTTTGCATTTGACATTGTAATTACTTACACatttagataaataaaaacattAATGACTCTATAAATTATTCCGACAGCATACCTCCCGTAGCATCGAtggaaattgataaattatctaaaacACTAGATGTATTAAACACATTGGATAACACTCAGTAAATCAATAGTTAATTTAGCACAAAAGCGCTAGTAGATGCTGTTAAAAAGTTTAATATTGTAGCACATAAATATGCGAATGAGAGGATTTTATGTAAGAACGATGAAAAGTAGATGAGATAGACCACCTAAAAGATTCACATATAACAACGCTATCCCTTGTAGTATCTAGGCTAGTGAACTTGGGCAACGCCTATACAACGCTTGGATTGGCATCTCTAGCAGATCTAATGGGCAGAAAGAGCTGCCAATCCCTTACCCTGCTAGCAGATCAATTATGCATCaacacatataataatgcAGGTTCAAAGAGCCCATCTAACAAGGTTATTACCAATAGAAACAATAGCAACAGTCATTATAGGGGGAGTATTGCAGATGAAATGAATGTAATCACTAGGATAATGGCCAACCGAAGCAATGATATTGAGGAGATGAGCGAggatgatatttttgagaTTTCAAAGATGGCAAACATGGATCTTCTACGGAAACTATTaccaaatttaatgaatattttacacataGACACAAAACCGTCGCTACAAATGTTTATAAAGGAATTGTCATTGTAGCACATTTTAATACACCCAAGTCTAAATCAACCTAAATTATAGTGTGGATAACCTAGGTAGTGTGGACTAGTGTACGTACACTAAACCAAGAGCAATTTAGTGTCATGCAGGAAAAAAATGACACAAAATCATACGATTTCTACTATAAAACGTGCATTACAGATCTGCACTGTCCTTGTGGCATAAACAACAACATTGCCGCTGATTGTTGGTATGAAAACCATAAGAAACAAGAGTATAAACTACCAAATTGGTTGAAAAGCTATGATATAAAATGCCCTTTTGACAGGTGTAACCTTTACAAGGGCAGCCATGGCATTACCTCTTACATTTACACTGGAAATCCGGAGGATCCCTTGGTAAgtatcattttaaaatatattataaccTTTCATGGATTCAATGCCAGCTTATCAGCATTCAACAACCTCAGATGCTCCCTCAATAACTCAAAATTTAGCGTCCTGTCTTTTGGTAATCCttattatcacatatagACCTGTATGGACATGGCCTTAGTAGTTCTCccaaatataaatactactctgaaaattattcattagaattttttgcaaaacAGCTAAGGGAACtattaatatttctaaGGCTGGAAACTAAAAGTGCCACCCTAATAGGCATGTCAATGGGTGATAAAACCACATAATCTAGGTTGTTGCATTGCAGccaaatattgttatatgtACCCCCAATCAGTGGATAAACTGATATTCTTATCACCAGGTAAAATTAGTGTTATATAGCCGGTCATATAACGGACATCCCATATCGAATAAAGatgatcaaaaattgttcGTGTATTACCCCCGTAGCCGGCTGTTTCTTCTGGCCCATCTGCTTCAAACGCCGTGGTTGCAAGGTAATAAAGTTGTCAAATAGAAAAATTCAATGTGGGAAAGAACGATGTGGATGCTTTTTGTCAAAAAACGCGGCCCTTTGGGCATTATGGCCTGTGTCAACCGTATACCACTATGGAATTGCCTAGACCTTTACCAACAGGTGTACAACAATTAACCTTAGATTGGCGAATTTCACAAGCCAACGCTGTTGCTTTGGGGTAAATGTGATAAAGTAATCCCAATCAAAGTATCATATGATTTTCAAAAAgcactaaaaaattcactCTTAGTAAAATTTGACGACTGTGGGCACTTGTTATTGAGTGATAAGCCTATGGAGACAATTTGCACTTGTATCGCATTTTTGAACATCCAATATACCAAATCATCCCAAATTAATGTGACTAAGTTTAGAAATTGGCTTCCGTTCGATGAAAATGGACATTACATACACAAACTCAGCCGGTCAATTGATTATTCAGTCGATGAGGATACTGATGAATTAAATCTGCCCAGTAACCAAATATTGGTGACAATAGACgaatatgaaaatgatattaaatttcCAGATATGTAACATAGCATTCtttcaatttttagtaTAATATTACAACACATAGTATATGTATTTAGTACCGTATTCTGGAGaacttaaaaataaaattaaaaaaaccAAATCCCACTTACAATAGGTACAATTGTAGATAGATTCAACCAAAAACTTCCAAATTTGTGCGTTTGTGGGTCAATTTGCATTGGAAAATAATCGATTACACCTACTCCAATAACTGCAGTCACAACTTACAGTACACTTCATACTGCAGTTTTCACGCTATAAAAACATCAGAGAATTGATTTAAAGAGTACAATTATCACCTTTCTTGATACAATTGATCAATGACATCCTTATAAACCTATGTGAGCTAAAAAAAGAACCTTAGCTGCGTAAAAACGCCTGAGCTTGAGCGTGGGTGTAAGGAGGTTATTATCCGGGCTAAATGGGACAGTCTCTATGTGAAATGAGCGAATTTTTTCAAACCCCTTGATCTCGTTAGCAATGGAAACCTTCTCAATCTCATTCTGTAACAATTCCCTCACATGATCAGTTTTACATGCTTCATCATAGCTCATTTTATTAAAGCCACTATCAGCTGtttttatcaacaatttctCAACTTGTTCCCGATCCAATACAAAAATCGCAACgggaaaatatttatcactCCTCCCAGTGACGTAAGCCTGAGCGATTAACTGCGATTGGACGAATATGTTTTCCAGCCTCTCCGGCGATATATACTCACCCTATATCACCGTAGGCTATACCTGTGCCAATTTGAATATACACTTTGACCTATCAATTATTCGTACAGAGCCACAAGGTAACAATTCTGCAATGTCACCTGTATAAAACCTAAATACATAATCCCGTACCAGCCATCCTTAAAGTATTCGGCAGTTAGAGTTGGATTCTTGAAGTATCCCATCGTTACGTTATATCCCCTTAAACATAACTCCCCTCTAAATAACACTTAGCTTGTACCTTGGATTTGGCCGATCCGTAACTAGGTACTCCAGGTTTGGCACCGAAGCTAGCTTGAATTCGATTGAGGCAGTTGGCGCCCCAATGTGAGTGGCATCATTTTCTTCAGCAATTTGGTTCAGGCCGCAGGCGGTACATTCAGTCAGTCCATATGCCTGGATTAATTTCATACTTACGTTGACAATTGGTATGCCAAAGAAGACTTTCAAACTGTTCAACACTATTGGGTTAAGCGGAGCTGAACCGGTAAGCATCCACTGGACCTCCCCGCCCAAAAGTCGctttaatttgttaaagaGCAAAGTGTCCCAAATTAAATGCTTAAATGTACGTTTGGATTTTATGTTGTCCAATTTAGAATTTAGCGCAAAATGGAAAATGCCGCGGACCACGAATGATTTTTCGGAGAGTGCGTTCATGATGCTGTCAAAAATCTTCTGATAAACGCGTGGTACACTAGCAAAAACGGTGGGTTTCAATTCCTTTGCATCGTCCAACAGCAATTTGACGTTCTAAATTATGGATAATAGTGCTTACGCCAGAGTAAACGCCTATTTTGCCACCTTGACATAGCAGACAATTTACACACAATCGTTCGTATAAATGAGCAAGTGGCAAGTAACTTAGGTAGGTGACTAAGGCTTCAACAGACAACCCATCCTTTTGACAAACTGGATAATGATATCGCTTACCCCCATTTATTACTGAATTTACAGCACAACAAATCATTTCCTGTGTAACCATAACGCCTTTTGGTATACCACTAGCTCCACTGGTGTATGAAATTGTGTTAAGAACATCTTTTCCAGCCGGTTTGAACTCAATCAAATCAGTGGGAGCAACCGGTTGTGACAATAATTCATTCCAGTAAACTATTCGCATAGACAATTTCCTGGTCAATTTATCGTCCAGTTTATCGCCCACGACTATTAAAATCTTTATCGGCAACTTAAAACCAGATTGAGCCTCCAATGTTTTCAATAACTTCTCAGCACATTTAGTTTCTATCACCAGTATTTTAAATTCTAAATAATGGAGTGATTACTGGTTTCGTTTATAATGTGCATAACAGAATCATTTCCTAGGGTTTCATACAAGGGAACAATTGTCAACGCATATGCATTACAGATCTGTTCAGTGATGAGCCATTCTATGCAATTAGGGGAGTATATGCCAATAGGATAGCAGGGCGGGATACAATCGAAGCCCGTGTCCACGGGTTCGATTACCCCAAactgtaaaattttgctaCCAATCCTTTTCACTAAACTTTCCACCTAGATTAGTAGAATCATACTTGTGCATAAGTTTTAAATTCATAATTTCCCAGAGATCCATCTGGGGAAATTGTTCTAGTTCCAAAACAAGGTGCGTCTGGGTTTTTGGAAAGTCCCCTTTGAAATATCTCCCAGCCTGTTACAGGAAAATTGAAATCTCGTGGAtgcaacaatttttttgcaaaatttacattacGATATACCTTTGTACAGTTTGCATCACAGGCATAATTGCCACAAGATTCATTTGTGTCTATTGGCACCGAATGTATCATTTATACCAactttatttgtataaatcactgacaatttttaaaagAATCTTATGGAATTCATTTATGTGGGGACGACACTTACTTTTAATAAGCATATTTTTCACAGGTCAAATTCACACTCTAATTCACCCctagttattatttatagtCCATTATTTTTCTACGGTAACTTATATTTCTTTCCTCAAAATATACTACGGCAATGCATGTGTTTCTGGATATTTTAGATGTTATGTAGTACATGTATAAAATGTTCGGATGCCACTAAATACACTCCATTCGGTTGGAtcttacaaattttacaaattaacaGCCAATGTGTGCATACTCACTAGTTTAGTAGTCACTCGTTACTACACCCTTATCTTTGGCCACGTCTAGTTATGTTTATGaccatttttatatcattaataacAACACATTGTAACGtctaaaattttgcaaattattataaattttctaacaaatttaagCTTTATCAGTcgaaaatttacatttagCTGCGGTGGGTAGGTGGCGATGTAATTGGGGACACCATTTTAGTAGCTCCATTCGCTTCCCCCCCTAAActacattattataatttaaaatttcaaggaaaattttcatatatcATTCTCGACACAGTCATGTGTGGTGTACATATTTACTCATGGAAGGATTATGAGTATATTGTTCGCAACgatattttatctatttaatttatcgcattcaaattgtttcaGAACATTTAACTGCAATAAACGTCTGATTATACCAATCAAATCCCAAATTGGCACAGATACATCACTTCCCAATATATCCCTCGCACATTTAAAGTCCTTAGATCAATCTAAATTGCCTGAATTCTGCGACTTTGTTAggaatgaatttttaaaaataattgacaaGACGGGTGGACACTTTTCCTCCAATTTAGGTGTCGTTGAACTCACCGTATGTCTGCATTATGTTTTCGACGCGCCCAGGGATGTTATTGTCTGGGACATTGGCCATCAATCCTATATACACAAGATGTTGACAGGAAGGTTGACTCATATGGATACGGTCAGACAGTTTGGCGGTTTGTCTGGATTTTGCAAAAGGGGAGAATCTATCTACGATGTTTTTGGCGCGGGGCACTCCAGCACATCAATAAGTGCAATCGAAGGGATTGCTCTTCCTAACAGCATGGAAACTACCAGTACGGGTGGCtttaatgatgataatacCAAAAATATCGAGAAAAAAAATGACAAGTGCTATATCGCAATAATCGGAGATGGCTCATTAGCTGCCGGCATGGCTTATGAGGCTATGGGATCAATTGCCCAGTTCAATTTACCCATACtactaatatacaatgataACAAACAAACATCCTTACCTACTGGTACAAAATGCCAAGGTACAGGCTTATCATTGCTGATAGACCGTAAGAGTAATAAGTTTTGCGTCCCACCAGGTTGGAATTACATTGGACCTATAGACGGCCATAACACTAGTTCTCTGGTAAATTTATTCACTACGGTAAAAAAGGAAGGAATTACTAAGCCAACGATTTTGCACGTCACTACCGAAAAGGGCAGAGGGTATCCTCCTGCACTGAAGGCACTAGACCGAATGCACTCGATCAAACCTAACGATCTACAATCAATAAATAGCGAATATACTGATACAAATGTAACCGATAATAAGTCCACCAAAAAAACCTTTACCGACGTATTTGCAGAGACACTTACATTATTAGCAAAGGAAgatgaaaaaataatatgcGTAACTGCAGCAATGCCTGGGGGAACCGGGGTGGAGAAATTTGCCGAAAAATATCCCTATCGCGCAATAGACGTTGGTATAGCTGAACAACATGCAGTTACGCTTTGTGCTGGAATGACAATTGCGGGAAAGCGCCCGTTTTGTTGCATATACTCAACTTTTTTACAGCGTGCAATGGATCAGCTAATACATGATGTTTTCCTGCAAAACCTACCCGTTAGATTCATCGTTGATCGTTGTGGATATGTGGGCGAGGACGGGGAGACGCACCATGGACTGTACGATTTGAACATATTTACAGCGCTGCCAAATGGCATAATCATGAGCCCAAGCAATCCTAATGATTTGGCTGCAATGCTATCTATTGCGCAAAATTGTGACCATCATCCCTCAGTAATCCGTCTACCCCGGTCACAACTAATCCAGTCCAATGTAAGTAAATTGCTAGACAAATTGCCCAAGACAGATCTAAAACTGGgcaaatcaaatttgatacgATTGGC
The DNA window shown above is from Babesia microti strain RI chromosome III, complete genome and carries:
- a CDS encoding 1-deoxy-D-xylulose-5-phosphate synthase (overlaps_old_locusTagID:BBM_III00540), with the protein product MSILFATIFYLFNLSHSNCFRTFNCNKRLIIPIKSQIGTDTSLPNISLAHLKSLDQSKLPEFCDFVRNEFLKIIDKTGGHFSSNLGVVELTVCLHYVFDAPRDVIVWDIGHQSYIHKMLTGRLTHMDTVRQFGGLSGFCKRGESIYDVFGAGHSSTSISAIEGIALPNSMETTSTGGFNDDNTKNIEKKNDKCYIAIIGDGSLAAGMAYEAMGSIAQFNLPILLIYNDNKQTSLPTGTKCQGTGLSLLIDRKSNKFCVPPGWNYIGPIDGHNTSSLVNLFTTVKKEGITKPTILHVTTEKGRGYPPALKALDRMHSIKPNDLQSINSEYTDTNVTDNKSTKKTFTDVFAETLTLLAKEDEKIICVTAAMPGGTGVEKFAEKYPYRAIDVGIAEQHAVTLCAGMTIAGKRPFCCIYSTFLQRAMDQLIHDVFLQNLPVRFIVDRCGYVGEDGETHHGLYDLNIFTALPNGIIMSPSNPNDLAAMLSIAQNCDHHPSVIRLPRSQLIQSNVSKLLDKLPKTDLKLGKSNLIRLAADNRTKVSVLALGPIIHRVFDAILAIEQRNDNLSFDLVDMRFLRPLDINLLDSLIATRDIIVTVEEGPVGGFGSLVSNYVNKKSSKCKVYQITTPAIYIDTGRQSDQWMVSGLDVDGIRSQILQAVNLVFG
- a CDS encoding Cleavage stimulation factor subunit 1 (overlaps_old_locusTagID:BBM_III00515); translated protein: MPVLNEKIPFYETLLRQLKDDNLSNTANSLAAELNVEANNLVKSDHLYSLYSKYGYNQSSEGFNEPSKLNALLESIHGGNYGSDDSCIPDLSEKVLDKQIQQRSQLAQGSPKWLTVWITGEFAMQSACLSSAISSDSRLLAVGGVGGLATVTPLVEETKRSKRKPSPEGGTTVVGHTGNVTALSFHPHKPLLISGGEDNRILLHEISAFGVVQRVNIIKHIREVSIINSLCVHPCGDFVLAGTSSSILRMYDLASGKCYTCANAWGQHEPGGINGVAVTIGGAMIATAGQDGVIKVWDAKSLSPIHSFAQSHRGFGVQNVSFDASQNYILSSGLDGVTRLWDLRKQRQVISVGGRIPRPCIANLAIFLQDQRMIGVASVYQGVPNSAAQFYSELQIHSLLDGSVTLNLSEAHSVYPVWSINTYCDELSLITCSDDGTTRTFRLLEA
- a CDS encoding splicing factor 3A subunit 2 (overlaps_old_locusTagID:BBM_III00510), with protein sequence MIDFQNRVGHKTGSGAPASAADIANERRERLKRLALETFDISKDPYFLKNHAGQVECKLCLTVHATEASYLSHTQGRKHQTNLARRAAKEKLTQNVLPQPKTVAHKRGIKIGRPGYRVTKMRDPETGQNALLFEIEYTEIDGRPKHRFMSAFEQKVELTPDSRYQFVLFAAKPYETIAFKVPNLEIETGKKKLYSHWDDNRKIYILQIHFKNTRTVKPLPALPQKPGTFLPIGARW
- a CDS encoding hypothetical protein (overlaps_old_locusTagID:BBM_III00535), giving the protein MPLNTLHSVGSYKFYKLTANVCILTSLVVTPLSVENLHLAAVGRWRCNWGHHFSSSIRFPP
- a CDS encoding hypothetical protein (overlaps_old_locusTagID:BBM_III00520) gives rise to the protein MNNDIRGVFVAHELVANAMCSSNTSNIEYIKLCNKCNKITIYSADLSLTAFESAASAFAFDIINKNINDSINYSDSIPPVASMEIDKLSKTLDVLNTLDNTHTKALVDAVKKFNIVAHKYANERILYEIDHLKDSHITTLSLVVSRLVNLGNAYTTLGLASLADLMGRKSCQSLTLLADQLCINTYNNAGSKSPSNKVITNRNNSNSHYRGSIADEMNVITRIMANRSNDIEEMSEDDIFEISKMANMDLLRKLLPNLMNILHIDTKPSLQMFIKELSL
- a CDS encoding long-chain acyl-CoA synthetase (overlaps_old_locusTagID:BBM_III00530), with the translated sequence MIHSVPIDTNESCGNYACDANCTKVYRNVNFAKKLLHPRDFNFPVTGWEIFQRGLSKNPDAPCFGTRTISPDGSLGNYEFKTYAQVESLVKRIGSKILQFGVIEPVDTGFDCIPPCYPIGIYSPNCIEWLITEQICNAYALTIVPLYETLGNDSVMHIINETKFKILVIETKCAEKLLKTLEAQSGFKLPIKILIVVGDKLDDKLTRKLSMRIVYWNELLSQPVAPTDLIEFKPAGKDVLNTISYTSGASGIPKGVMVTQEMICCAVNSVINGVCQKDGLSVEALVTYLSYLPLAHLYERLCVNCLLCQGGKIGVYSGNVKLLLDDAKELKPTVFASVPRVYQKIFDSIMNALSEKSFVVRGIFHFALNSKLDNIKSKRTFKHLIWDTLLFNKLKRLLGGEVQWMLTGSAPLNPIVLNSLKVFFGIPIVNAYGLTECTACGLNQIAEENDATHIGAPTASIEFKLASVPNLEYLVTDRPNPRGELCLRGYNVTMGYFKNPTLTAEYFKDGWFYTGDIAELLPCGSVRIIDRSKCIFKLAQGEYISPERLENIFVQSQLIAQAYVTGRSDKYFPVAIFVLDREQVEKLLIKTADSGFNKMSYDEACKTDHVRELLQNEIEKVSIANEIKGFEKIRSFHIETVPFSPDNNLLTPTLKLRRFYAAKVYKDVIDQLYQER
- a CDS encoding cardiolipin-specific phospholipase (overlaps_old_locusTagID:BBM_III00525); the protein is MQEKNDTKSYDFYYKTCITDLHCPCGINNNIAADCWYENHKKQEYKLPNWLKSYDIKCPFDRCNLYKGSHGITSYIYTGNPEDPLVSIILKYIITFHGFNASLSAFNNLRCSLNNSKFSVLSFDLYGHGLSSSPKYKYYSENYSLEFFAKQLRELLIFLRLETKSATLIGMSMGCCIAAKYCYMYPQSVDKLIFLSPAGHITDIPYRIKMIKNCSCITPVAGCFFWPICFKRRGCKKNSMWERTMWMLFVKKRGPLGIMACVNRIPLWNCLDLYQQIGEFHKPTLLLWGKCDKVIPIKVSYDFQKALKNSLLVKFDDCGHLLLSDKPMETICTCIAFLNIQYTKSSQINVTKFRNWLPFDENGHYIHKLSRSIDYSVDEDTDELNLPSNQILVTIDEYENDIKFPDM